From bacterium, the proteins below share one genomic window:
- a CDS encoding ATP-binding protein produces MVLPKDIENRFIKIEKEFAARERLAKFNLKPIKKVLLYGEPGCGKTMGAERLAWNIGLPLLKIRFDSLISSYFGESIMNLRTIFDTSIATPCVLLLDECDFIATSRNSSKDIGEVSRIVNMLLQFLDDYDAPGLLVATTNLQKSLDKAIFRRFDEVFEIPKPSNEEIKMLLKTTLSSMNLSKNLDWDNLVSQLQGYSAANIVKIAENAAKLSVLSGSDIVSEENFDKAIKESANI; encoded by the coding sequence ATGGTACTTCCAAAAGATATTGAAAATAGATTTATTAAAATCGAAAAAGAATTTGCTGCTAGAGAAAGACTTGCTAAATTTAATTTAAAACCAATAAAAAAAGTTTTATTATATGGAGAGCCCGGCTGTGGCAAAACAATGGGAGCAGAAAGACTTGCTTGGAATATAGGTTTACCGTTATTGAAAATAAGATTTGATTCGCTTATATCTTCTTATTTCGGTGAATCAATAATGAATTTAAGAACTATATTTGACACTAGCATTGCCACTCCTTGTGTATTATTACTTGATGAATGTGATTTTATAGCAACATCAAGGAATAGTTCAAAAGACATTGGAGAAGTTTCTAGAATAGTAAATATGCTTTTACAATTTCTTGATGATTATGATGCCCCTGGACTTCTGGTCGCTACAACTAATTTACAGAAGTCACTTGATAAAGCAATTTTTAGAAGATTTGATGAGGTTTTTGAAATACCCAAACCATCAAATGAAGAAATTAAAATGCTTTTAAAAACGACATTATCCTCAATGAATTTATCTAAAAATTTAGACTGGGATAATCTTGTAAGTCAGTTACAAGGCTATTCTGCTGCTAATATTGTAAAAATAGCCGAAAATGCGGCTAAGCTTTCTGTCTTATCCGGCAGTGATATTGTAAGTGAAGAAAATTTTGATAAAGCAATAAAGGAATCAGCCAATATTTAA